Sequence from the Crassostrea angulata isolate pt1a10 chromosome 9, ASM2561291v2, whole genome shotgun sequence genome:
aataaaatcTTATTAATACTGTGATCGTAAAGGAACAATACACTGTAAACTCTCACCGGTAGTATCATTTCAAATGGACCATGGACACTAAAAATGTAAGTAGGATATAGACACTATTATCTTACTAGTACTGTGATTTTTAACGGACCATAAACACTAAAATCTTACCAGTACTGTGATTATAAATGAATCATTTATACTAAAATCCTACCAGTACTGTTATTGTAAATGGACCATAGACACTAAAATCTTACCAGTACTGTGATTGTAAATGGACCATAAATGATGAACATGACAAGCTTGTTTTTGCTGATATTCCAACAActgtaaagcaaaaaaaaaacatatctgTTGAAATGGTACATTAtattgtgatacgttatagataATCATCTAGTGTACTGCTGAACACTCTTTTGTTAGGTGTGGAACCGCTGGTCATcaataagaattttttcctcaacaaaatatgtaaacagATTGTAATTCATGCATTCAATTTAATCCACTAAATAAAGTCCCAGCGAACAAAAAAAGAGACCTTCTATGATTTTGCCCCATATTATTATAAGGGTTAAACGATTCAAGTATTACAACGTTCACataaactaaaataatccaatttttttaatagtaGTAGTACTTCGAAAGAATAACATCATGATGAAAGACATAAACAAAAAGGTAGGTCAGGATAGCATGACAAAAAGAAGTGGGGGATTTTGATTGTTTGACGTCATGTTTTATAACTATAGATTTTTACTCACAGTACGTTTGTAATGATTGTTTGACGTCCTGTTTCAAAACTAAAGATTTTTACTCACAGTTCGTTATACTTTAAAATGCGAACAAGCACCCATGGCAAGATGGAAGTCAGTGGAAATactggaaaaaattaaaaatttaaagatatatcTGTAATATTATACGGatatattttccatttgtaATGCCACCCTTATAATAATTCTCCTTGATAATACAAAAcgtttctttcattttatttgcacacaaaataatgaaaattttgttgcattttttattCTCTGATGTGGATTCAGAATAATTATCAGACAATATACGAGCAAATTGTAATGTATAGTAATCTTTTAATAGTTTTGGATTATTGTTTGCCCGTATTATCAACAAGCCCCCTGGTACTCCCTTCCAGTGAGTTCTCCCTGGTACCCCCTTCTAGTGAGTTAGACATATTTACGGTCTTGGAATTATTAGATGTTATTTTGCATTGTACGACTAGTATCTCCAATTTTATTGCCAAGTCGATATTTCTTTATACCTTCAATGTGAGTTAAATAAAAAACTATATAGATATAAACATAACCGTGATAACCATACTCACACCATCCCAGAAGCATGAACCATTTGATCCGGTTCTTCTCCATGAAAACGGAAACGGAAATGAGTATCTGTAGATAGAGGGCCTCCACAAAGATCCACATGTAGCTGGCGGCCAGGATGTAGTTATATAGGGTGAAGAACAGATGACACTCCCAGTGCTAAAAAACAATGGAAATCTAAGtaacacaaattttaaattattttagcaaTCATTTCAGTCCTATAACAGGGTCTGTTTCAATGTAACAATGTAATAATGTAACATCAAGATAACACctgtaatattaaaattaaaagttaaaaatgaaaagacCATCATGAGAAATCTAAGGGTATTTCAGGACTGAAATGTGCTTACGATGACGTCATCTCTAAATCTAATGAAGCCGTTTTCATTTATCACGTCACCGGGGAAACCCACGAACTTCACTAGAAGTTTGTCTCTGATGAAAGTCATGGTGGCTCGCAAGATGAACGACACAAACAGGTTGATGTGGATGAAGTTGCGCGCACAGTGGAGTTTTCTATAACAAATTCTCAAAGATGTAGTGATATACTAATTGGTATTAAGACAAAAGGCCTATGGGCCACATCACATACCTGAACATCATtctatttcaaattgttttattatgaaACTCTTTAATTGTTAAACTCTCATATAGATTTGACCATACCTTaaacaattcataaaaataagcctACTTGTTGAACATCATATATAAATATCTAAGATGCATCAACTGAGTAATCTTATTATCCTTAGCATCAACataataaagataaaagaaCTCTGAAATGAACTATAAATagttataaaaaagtaaaataaggtTACTGTCACTTTCATATGAggatatgaatatataaaaatgcttaCATAGTAATAAAACTAGGCGTTGCATtgtatttcttgaaaagaatATCGTTATTTCTTTCCAtgaactttataattttttttaaaaaataatgaaaatgagaaaCAAGAACGGCTTCAATTCTTGAATTTATGAATCAACTGTCACCCAAATTAAACAATTGCTTTACGGTTAAATTTCAGCAAgaaattgctaaaaaaaaaaaccggtgaAGTTCAAGAAAAATTGGAAAATCTTAATTTCGAAACGAGAGCTTGTAGTTAAACTGATCccgaacaaaattaaaaaagtaatcaTATATCACTTTTTTGCACAACGTACGGGTTGTTTAGCTTTAAAAtggttttgtttatttattgatcTTATATATTGCATTTCAATTACTCAGGATAAactgtattgttttttttttaaatttcaatttccaaaataaatcTGATCAGGATCACTTGTTTTCAATCAGAATCGGTTTAAATTTGATAAAGtgcaatttttcttaaaattttgtatttttagtttattttaatttctttgtaaTATCTCATTGATTGTTTAGTGATTTATATGACTGTTTGATATTCTGTGGGTTTTATCcatataacaatttaaattttcagaattgttttaatttaaagacATGACCGGACATCTTTTGGCATGTATTTATTCATAGTTATAATTCacatcaaattatttttaagctctaaaatacCATATTTGCATgagtcaaatattttttttccatttcactgaaaaatataaaagcatTATATAAGATAAATGAAAGTCGATACTGGTCTCTGTTTTGTGAAATTGCATTAAAGAAAAGATTCTTtatcgatccatcaaataaatTATTAGTGTGTCAAGGAACCTTAACCATTTGCCATTGATGTTGCATTCTAATCTGTTTTATAAACTATACTAAACATGAAAAGTCATCATAGTCTATACATGAATTCTACATTGTAAAAATATCGTTTATCTTTCCATAATCTTTGCGATCTTTGGTTCCTTTGTCTTTCCTAGTAAAGTGTTCATGAACCAAAACTTTGTTAGATCTAAGATCCACACTTTTGAAATTGGTTTCATTTAGTGAATTTCGATCCCGATTAAgtgtaaacattttaattcataatatcAATGGATACACTTATCACCAAACTATTTAAATATGATAAACGTATCACCAAATTTTCTTGGTTTGTTGAATTCGGAGACctctttaaattttacaatttagaatctacactatagTACACtttaatctcacaaattgaagcattgagttcttgagaagatttttaaacatatccCTATATATATACCATCGGTTCAGGTGAGCACGAAATGATACAACCATCAcggaatgaaaaagaaaaaaaaagaacacattCTTTATAGTGTTGATAAAATTAATTGGTAAAAAGTTGATAATTTTcctttatacatattttttaaaaaagagtatTTACCAATAATGTGATTTGAATAGTTAAAATTGTTATATCCGTGGCTAGGACTTACTTGAAATGGACCATGATAGTTACGGCTATGACTAATGACCCGAGAGACAACCCATACCCAATGTTGCACATAAACTGAACAGATTCTGCATATTTCtggaaatcaaaacaaaaaaagaaacgaTTGATAAGGTACATCGAATAATATTTTACATTCATCATGTAAAAACGCTTTAAAGATACAACTTTTGGTTGCAATATTCTAACAGAAatgatcattttattttatacaaacttTGCTACTTATTTGGGTTTTTAGAACATTTACCTCATACAAAGGCGGAACTGAGAAATGTTTATTGCCTCCTGATCCTGCGCACTGGCTGAAGTTGGTCCAGGAGCTATGATTCGGATGTACAAACCAGGTGCCGTTCTCCATACACTGACGGGAGGCATTTTCTAGAGAAAACATGAAGTGTTCTGACCATGTCAATAAATCAATCGATTaaggaaaaaataatcaatcaaCCGACTTATTAAGAATAAGATGGGGAATACCGGTATCCACTTCCTTGAAACCCAATCAAACCATAGAAACTATGATATGTAAAAAAGCAATTTATTTCCATGGAAAAAATCGCAAACGTTTTACACTGATCTAACCACTCTAAGCAGGAGTGACCGGAAGTGGACTTACGGGAGTAGTCCATATTCCTGATGTGGCTGGGACAAGGTCGAACGGCTAGCTGACCCGCGGGGGTAGGCGGCCAACACATGATGTTGTCCCAAATCCTCACACACTGGGATTCTgtcagagaaaaaaatcaggTCGTAATTTTCGCTACGATTAAATACATAATAGAGAATTTACAATCATTTGCTAAATCTTGATTCTATTAGTATTAACTACAACTgatgtatattttgtttatcacaaaatcattaattataCTATTTCGCACCTTAACCTTGCATATAGAGTCACAATATGATATTCTTGCTTGACAAAATGTACCACGTGAGTAAACTTTTTAATCCAGTTGTTTAACAATCCCATGTTTTCATAACTCGGAACTCAGTAAATGTGTTTCTCGTTAAAAAGAAGAACTTTCTAAgaaaagaattgttttatttactttgaaaattttaaaagtcatGTTCCACAAATATTACAGGAAATCGACCAAAGTACTATCATTACTTTGATTCATCCTAGGCAGAAATCCTAGTGCGTAATATGTTTGACAACATGCCATTTAGCGTTAAAagttttatgttaaaaatagaGGAATACTATCCATCACATATTTAATCAGTATACTCGTTTCATATTATCTTTAGAAACGTTACAAAtttgatttcgttgtttagttgatccacagTCATTTCTCCATTGAATTGATTGGTTCGTAAGACAACAGACATGAATGCACATCCTACAAACTCTGATTTTTACTAAATTCACAAATATAAATTCCCATGAATATTAAAGAAACTACAGCACGATGTCATTAGCCTATTATAAAACTGGTACTTGTTCTCTTTAACAAACACTACGCGTTGGTATTAAATACGCGGATGCGTGATTTACcaagttttgatatttttttacaatacgCGCGGGGGTATTTTACACGTTTTCAAGCCTACCGCGTAACTTGTGTAAATTTCCTCAACGCATAAATGACCACTTTTATTACAGTTTGTAATAGAATATAAGAATAACGGAGAATGGGGGGGGGACTATTTTTGTACTTTGTACAAGATACGCTACTTCAGTGAACTTCACTGACTCCACTCACACAATGACTAATGGATGTAATGTTCACCATTAACTTTTGACCCCGATGGTTAACCCCACTCGTTGCAAACTATTACAATGTAGCAGCAATGATAAAATAGCGGAGATGAAATGGCGTATATATTCTCTGATCAGTTCATCAGAAGTTATATGTCTTAAGTTAAGAGACGTTTGCTTTAGTGGGTGCTTATCGTCTCCAAAACATACTCTATGAGTAATATAGAAATGTGATTAAGAAACAAACGGCGCATATGACAAGAGTATTTATATCCTGTTGCCAGGAAATAGCAAGATAATTGtctagaaaaaagaaatttttctaCACATCTTTTAGGTGATAAGTTTCAGTAATACAATGCAGtacctacatgtatctatcaCATAACTTTCGGTTTAAGGTTGCAGTGTAtgacacaatttttaaaattcttatcatttttaaacttttatttttctttttgatcgTAACTGTCGTCTGTCTCGAAACGTCAACAAACCAAATAATGTTCATATGTggtcctctctctctctctctctctctctctctctctctctctctctctgtacacTCACCGTTAAACGTTGACATATTCCTCTCTTCAGCAATAAGCCCTTCACACAACAACCTCTCCTgaattaagattttttgttgGTCCCTACTGGTTTTAATCGAATAGGGGCCAACATCCTGGAAAGAGTCAACAGCACTGGATCGACTTCTCattgttatatttaatataGTCCAACTACAAGCTACACTTGTAAAAGGCAAAAAATAGCAGTACACGCTATGTTTTCAAACTTTGAAAAGCTATTGATGAAAAATCATAAATGTTTTGGCCAGTCCGGCTATATGGTACACTTATAAGCACAAAATATAAGGTTcacttttatacatgtagcacaAAACTGGAGACACGATTTGTAGGCGGTGGGTGCCAACAGTCGAGAAGCTATTATGGATAAAACGGAAGGTATATCATTAAACAGATAACACATTATATGGTACTACAGTACTAGCATTTGTCACACCATGGTCGCCTGAATTTTGATTCTTGGGCACCCATTCAATAATCACTGTATATGATTAGTACGTTCGAGGATGCACCAGAAGTCAAAAGGCGTTAACGAACTCCGTATCTTCGAAACATTATGTAGGGGAGGAGCATTTTGTGTTTTAATATAGGGTTATATGCTCAAATCAAATTGAGTTGCTGCTAAGAACAAGTGTATATATTTTACGATGTACAATATgttataagagagagagagagagagagagagagagagagagagagagagagagagagagagagaatttcaTTTATCAAGTACATTGTCACATCACACGTGTTcttttttattcacaaataaaCCGAGAGGtacatattttatgtcaaaaatACTCCGATTATTCCGAGTAGCGAGTTATCCCCAGTGATGTAATCGTATACAGTAGCATTCCTCAACACGATTCGATGTTTCCACTTGAAAGCAGTTGCGATACTTGTACTTTTTGCGTCTCTAAACATGTCAGTCTTTCACAAAAACATTAAGAGTTATAATGGAATTCTCGTAAGAAATCCTCATTTATTTCAAcggatcatttctttaaaaaatatgaaactgCAACAGCATTCGTGCATTTTTTTACATCCAACTCCGTGGATGTTATCCAGCATGAGACAGAGATTTTTTTATGATCAAACTCATACATTTTGCGATCTTTTGATATTCACACTTACttttattttaagatttctaagtataattttttaaagggcTGGGtggttttaatcattttaaacttaCGTGTAATAAACCTCATTATGAAGAAGAGATCGGTATAGATATAAAGCATGatccagatacatgtatttaagtataaaaataaatttccgtTACTACCTTGAATATTATTTTAAggctaaaaatataatttttaacatgCTAAGATAAATCTTATTGTTACTGGtacatttaatttgttaacaTGTAGTGTAGGAGTCTAAATACAGGGTACTAAATTATTTGAACATGTTACCTGGAAGTtatagtagtagtagtagtagtttaTTGGCGTATACATAACATACATTGCCATAGCATAAACTTAACAGTAATTACGTCGGATGGTAAGGTTATCCTTCTTATTGAAGCATTCGTCTCACTCCTGGTCGACATATATATTTGTACTTTGATGTGGCTCTGGGTTTACTGTAGTGTTAGGTTTTATCTATTTCTGAATGTGCCTGCATATACTGCAGTAGGGGGATTTATGGAACCGTATACAAGTCTTCTCCACCACTAAAGAGGAGAAAACTTTGTTGCACCTCTGCGTTTTACAACACAGTGTGCATTATCGTGGGTCCG
This genomic interval carries:
- the LOC128162654 gene encoding secretin receptor-like — encoded protein: MRSRSSAVDSFQDVGPYSIKTSRDQQKILIQERLLCEGLIAEERNMSTFNESQCVRIWDNIMCWPPTPAGQLAVRPCPSHIRNMDYSQNASRQCMENGTWFVHPNHSSWTNFSQCAGSGGNKHFSVPPLYEKYAESVQFMCNIGYGLSLGSLVIAVTIMVHFKKLHCARNFIHINLFVSFILRATMTFIRDKLLVKFVGFPGDVINENGFIRFRDDVIHWECHLFFTLYNYILAASYMWIFVEALYLQILISVSVFMEKNRIKWFMLLGWLFPLTSILPWVLVRILKYNELCWNISKNKLVMFIIYGPFTITVLIQVIIFTNIVRVLHTKLHASAGHQTNSFRYRRLAKSILILIPLFGVYNIIFSLNYVMTTFDYIDETSMAFFILFFSELFFNSFQGFILAMLFCFLNAEVQAEFKKVWHRHTTNLTGSVRTTRTFISRTRNSVKKPSTSNGNVSPHSDVISSTKNELDSELLAIFKKDPNFDNDNEIRVVDTEFTEEHFPSINNNKSISEKCDDKL